In Cervus elaphus chromosome 3, mCerEla1.1, whole genome shotgun sequence, the following proteins share a genomic window:
- the ITGA5 gene encoding integrin alpha-5: MPPRPPPRQAGGGLSREFGKLLPALSHSPLGGLGSGSGSVAPGQGRAGAMGSRTPGSPLHAVQLRRGARRGPRLLPLLPLLLLLLLPPPPRVRGFNLDAEAPAVLSGPPGSFFGFSVEFYRPGTDGVSVLVGAPKANTSQPGVLQGGAVYLCPWGTSPTQCTPIEFDSKGSRILESSTSSPEGEEPVEYKSLQWFGATVRAHGSSILACAPLYSWRTEKEPQSDPVGTCYLSTDNFTRILEYAPCRSDFSQEAGQGYCQGGFSAEFTKTGRVVLGGPGSYFWQGQILSATQEQIAESYYPGYLINPVRGQLQTRQASSIYDDSYLGYSVAVGEFSGDDREDFVAGVPKGNLTYGYVTILNGSDIRSLYNFSGEQMASYFGYAVAATDINGDGLDDLLVGAPLLMERTADGRPQEVGRVYIYLQRLAGMEPTPTLTLTGQDEFGRFGSSLTPLGDLDQDGYNDVAVGAAFGGENRQGVVFIFPGGPGGLASKPSQVLLPLWAAGHTPDFFGSALRGGRDLDGNGYPDLIVGSFGVDKAVVYRGRPIVSASASLTIFPAMFNPEEHSCSLEGNPVTCINLSFCLNASGKHVPDSIGFTVQLQLDWQKQKGGVRRALFLASRQATLTQTLLIQNGAREDCREMKIYLRNESEFRDKLSPIHIALNFSLDPQAPVDSHGLRPVLHYQSKSRIEDKAQILLDCGEDNICVPDLQLEVFGEQNHVYLGDKNSLNLTFHAQNVGEGGAYEAELWVTAPPEAEYSGLVRHPGNFSSLSCDYFAVNQSRLLVCDLGNPMKAGANLWGGLRFTVPHLRDTKKTIQFDFQILSKNLNNSQSDVVSFRLSVEAQAQVSLNGVSKPEAVLFPVSDWHPQDQPQEEGDVGPAVHHVYELINLGPSSISQGVLELSCPHALEGQQLLYVTRVTGLSNCTTSHPPNPEGLELDPEGSQHHRLQRRDVTGRSPASSGPQILKCPEAECFKLRCELGPLHRQESRSLQLHFRVWAKTFLQRAHQPFSLQCEAVYEALKMPYKILPRQLPQKELQVATAVQWIKAEGSHGVPLWIIILAILIGLLLLGLLIYILYKLGFFKRSLPYGTAMEKAQLKPPATSDA, from the exons AtgcccccccgcccgcccccccggCAGGCGGGGGGAGGGCTCAGCCGGGAGTTTGGCAAACTCCTCCCCGCGTTGAGTCATTCGCCTCTGGGAGGTTTAGGAAGCGGCTCCGGGTCGGTGGCCCCAGGACAGGGAAGAGCGGGCGCTATGGGGAGCCGGACGCCAGGGTCCCCTCTCCACGCCGTGCAGCTGCGCCGGGGCGCCCGGCGCGGACCCCGGCTGCTGCCGTtgttgccgctgctgctgctgctgctgctgccgccgccgccccggGTCAGGGGCTTCAATTTAGACGCGGAGGCCCCGGCAGTGCTCTCCGGGCCCCCGGGCTCCTTCTTCGGCTTCTCGGTGGAGTTTTACCGGCCGGGGACGGACGG GGTCAGCGTGCTGGTGGGGGCGCCCAAAGCTAACACCAGCCAGCCGGGAGTGCTGCAGGGCGGTGCCGTCTACCTCTGTCCCTGGGGCACCAGCCCGACACAGTGCACCCCCATTGAATTTGACAGCAAAG GCTCTCGGATCTTGGAGTCCTCAACGTCCAGCCCAGAGGGAGAGGAGCCTGTGGAGTACAAGTCCCTGCAGTGGTTTGGAGCGACAGTGCGAGCCCATGGCTCCTCCATCTTG GCCTGTGCTCCCCTCTACAGCTGGCGCACCGAGAAGGAGCCGCAGAGTGATCCCGTGGGCACCTGCTACCTCTCCACAGACAACTTCACCCGCATTCTGGAGTATGCACCCTGCCGCTCAG ATTTCAGCCAAGAAGCAGGACAGGGTTACTGCCAAGGGGGCTTCAGTGCCGAGTTCACCAAG ACTGGGCGTGTGGTCCTGGGTGGACCAGGGAGCTATTTCTGGCAAG gccagatccTGTCCGCCACCCAGGAGCAGATTGCAGAATCCTATTATCCCGGGTACCTGATCAACCCAGTTCGGGGGCAGCTGCAGACTCGCCAGGCCAGTTCCATCTACGATGACAGCTACCTGG GATACTCTGTGGCTGTGGGTGAATTCAGTGGTGATGATAGAGAAG ACTTCGTTGCTGGTGTGCCCAAAGGGAACCTCACCTACGGCTAT GTCACCATCCTTAATGGCTCAGACATCCGGTCCCTCTACAACTTTTCAGGGGAACAG ATGGCCTCCTATTTTGGCTACGCAGTGGCTGCCACAGACATCAACGGGGATGG GCTGGACGACTTGCTGGTAGGGGCGCCCCTGCTCATGGAGCGGACAGCCGATGGGCGGCCgcaggaggtgggcagggtcTACATCTACCTGCAGCGCCTGGCTGGCATGGAGCCCACGCCCACCCTGACCCTCACTGGCCAGGATGAGTTTGGCCGGTTTGGCAGCTCCCTGACCCCCCTGGGGGACCTAGACCAGGATGGCTACAATG ATGTAGCCGTTGGGGCTGCCTTTGGTGGGGAGAACCGGCAGGGAGTGGTGTTTATATTCCCCGGGGGCCCAGGGGGTCTGGCATCTAAGCCTTCCCAGGTTCTGCTGCCCCTGTGGGCAGCTGGCCACACGCCGGACTTCTTTGGCTCTGCCCTTCGAGGAGGCCGAGACCTAGATGGCAATGGATACCCTG ATCTGATTGTGGGGTCCTTTGGTgtagacaaggctgtggtatACAG GGGTCGCCCCATCGTGTCTGCCAGTGCCTCCCTCACCATCTTTCCCGCCATGTTCAACCCAGAGGAGCACAGCTGCAGCTTGGAGGGAAACCCTGTGACTTG CATCAACCTCAGCTTCTGCCTCAATGCTTCTGGAAAACATGTTCCTGACTCCATCG GCTTCACGGTGCAGCTCCAGTTGGACTGGCAGAAGCAGAAGGGCGGGGTGCGGCGGGCGCTGTTCCTGGCCTCCCGACAGGCCACCCTGACCCAGACCCTGCTCATCCAGAACGGGGCTCGGGAGGACTGCAGAGAGATGAAGATCTACCTCAGG AACGAGTCAGAGTTTCGAGATAAACTCTCCCCGATTCACATCGCTCTCAATTTCTCCCTGGACCCTCAAGCCCCAGTGGACAGCCACGGCCTCCGGCCAGTCCTACACTACCAGAGCAAGAGCCGCATAGAGGACAAG GCTCAGATCTTGCTGGACTGTGGAGAAGACAATATCTGTGTGCCAGATCTACAGCTGGAAGTGTTTGG GGAGCAGAACCATGTATACCTGGGCGACAAGAATTCTCTGAACCTCACTTTCCACGCCCAGAATGTGGGTGAGGGTGGCGCCTACGAGGCAGAGCTTTGGGTCACGGCCCCTCCGGAGGCTGAGTACTCGGGACTTGTCAGACATCCAGGG aaCTTCTCCAGCCTGAGCTGTGACTACTTTGCTGTGAACCAGAGTCGTCTGCTGGTGTGTGACCTGGGCAACCCTATGAAGGCTGGGGCCAAT CTCTGGGGTGGCCTTCGCTTCACAGTCCCTCACCTCAGGGACACGAAGAAAACCATCCAGTTTGACTTCCAGATCCTCAG CAAGAATCTCAACAACTCGCAAAGCGACGTGGTTTCCTTCCGGCTCTCGGTGGAGGCTCAGGCCCAGGTCTCTCTCAACGG TGTCTCCAAGCCCGAGGCAGTGCTATTTCCGGTGAGCGACTGGCATCCCCAAGACCAGCCGCAGGAGGAGGGTGACGTGGGCCCAGCTGTCCACCATGTCTATGAG CTCATCAACCTGGGCCCCAGCTCCATTAGCCAGGGCGTGTTGGAGCTCAGCTGTCCCCATGCTCTGGAGGGCCAGCAGCTCCTCTACGTGACCAGGGTCACAGGACTCAGCAACTGCACCACTAGTCACCCCCCCAACCCAGAGGGCCTGGAG TTGGATCCCGAGGGTTCCCAGCACCACCGGCTGCAAAGACGGGATGTTACAGGTCGGAGCCCTGCCTCCTCAGGGCCTCAGATTCTG AAATGCCCAGAGGCAGAGTGTTTCAAGCTGCGCTGCGAGCTGGGGCCACTCCACCGGCAAGAGAGCCGAAGTCTGCAACTGCATTTCCGCGTCTGGGCCAAGACCTTCCTACAG CGGGCGCACCAGCCATTTAGCCTGCAGTGTGAGGCCGTGTATGAAGCCCTGAAGATGCCCTATAAAATCCTGCCTCGGCAGCTTCCCCAAAAGGAGCTGCAG GTGGCCACGGCTGTGCAGTGGATCAAGGCAGAAGGCAGCCACGGAGTCCCTCTCTGGATCATTATCTTAGCCATCCTCATTGGCCTCCTGCTCCTTGGTCTCCTCATCTATATCCTCTACAAG ctCGGATTCTTCAAACGCTCCCTCCCGTATGGCACCGCCATGGAAAAAGCTCAGCTCAAGCCTCCAGCCACCTCCGATGCCTGA